From one Agrobacterium fabrum str. C58 genomic stretch:
- a CDS encoding ABC transporter permease, with translation MLAVLIRRLVSLIITLFAVSLIIYVVMGLLPGDPAAIMLGTSASPDTLAALQKQMGLDQPLPLRYLHWLAGVFRGDLGQSYTYGVPVAGLIIERLAVTLPLALLAIFLSVTIAIPLGVAAAQNRNGALDFAAGLFSHVGIAVPGFWVGLLLIIVFSTTLGWMPSGGFPGWSPSFSAGLVALVLPAIALALSQAGVLTRVCRSAVLEVMNEDFVRTARAKGLSERVALWRHAVPNAMIPVVTMIGLQFTFLIAGAVLVENVFNLPGLGRLAYQALTQRDIVVMQSVVLFFSALVIIMNFVVDIAYLFIDPRLRAGAR, from the coding sequence ATGTTAGCCGTCCTCATCCGGCGTCTCGTAAGCCTCATCATCACGCTATTTGCTGTTTCCCTCATCATTTATGTCGTCATGGGCCTGCTGCCGGGTGATCCCGCCGCCATCATGCTCGGAACTTCGGCGAGCCCCGATACGCTCGCCGCCCTGCAGAAGCAGATGGGCCTCGATCAGCCCTTACCGCTGCGTTACCTCCACTGGCTGGCTGGCGTTTTCCGGGGTGATCTCGGGCAATCCTATACCTATGGCGTGCCGGTGGCGGGGCTGATCATCGAGCGGCTGGCCGTGACCCTGCCGCTTGCGCTGCTCGCCATCTTCCTGTCCGTCACTATTGCCATTCCGCTTGGTGTTGCGGCGGCGCAGAACCGCAACGGGGCGCTGGATTTTGCGGCCGGGCTGTTTTCCCATGTGGGCATCGCCGTGCCGGGTTTCTGGGTTGGCCTGCTGCTGATCATCGTGTTTTCCACCACGCTCGGCTGGATGCCATCAGGCGGGTTTCCCGGCTGGAGCCCAAGCTTTTCGGCAGGGCTTGTGGCGCTGGTGCTGCCGGCAATCGCGCTCGCGCTGTCGCAGGCCGGCGTTCTCACCCGCGTCTGCCGCTCCGCCGTGCTGGAAGTGATGAACGAGGATTTCGTGCGCACCGCCCGCGCCAAGGGGTTGAGCGAGCGGGTGGCGCTGTGGCGGCATGCAGTGCCGAACGCGATGATCCCCGTCGTTACCATGATCGGCCTGCAATTCACCTTCCTCATCGCCGGTGCGGTGCTGGTGGAAAATGTCTTCAACCTGCCGGGTCTCGGGCGGCTTGCCTATCAGGCGCTGACGCAGCGCGATATCGTGGTGATGCAGTCGGTCGTGCTGTTTTTCTCGGCGCTGGTCATCATCATGAATTTCGTGGTCGATATCGCCTATCTTTTCATCGATCCGAGATTGCGGGCAGGTGCGCGATGA